Proteins from a single region of bacterium:
- the rfaE2 gene encoding D-glycero-beta-D-manno-heptose 1-phosphate adenylyltransferase — translation MDDKSKILDSADLRDRIRALQAAGQRVVFTNGVFDILHAGHVRYLEEASRLGDVLAVAVNSDRSARRLAKGPGRPFNAERDRALVVAALWCVSFVTVFDEDTPLELIKFLVPDVLVKGGDWRPGDIVGADVVTAAGGDVLSLPYLKGYSTTSLIERIAKGQGPGGGGDGD, via the coding sequence ATGGACGATAAAAGCAAAATTCTGGACTCCGCCGACCTCCGCGACCGCATCAGAGCCCTTCAGGCCGCGGGACAGAGGGTCGTCTTCACTAACGGCGTCTTCGACATACTGCACGCCGGCCACGTCCGCTACCTGGAGGAGGCGAGCCGGCTGGGCGACGTGTTGGCGGTCGCCGTAAACTCGGACCGCTCCGCGCGGCGGCTCGCGAAGGGCCCGGGGCGGCCTTTCAACGCCGAGCGCGACCGCGCCCTCGTCGTCGCGGCGCTGTGGTGCGTAAGCTTCGTCACCGTCTTCGACGAGGACACGCCGCTCGAGCTGATAAAATTCCTCGTCCCGGACGTGCTGGTCAAAGGCGGGGATTGGCGGCCGGGGGATATCGTGGGCGCCGACGTCGTAACCGCGGCGGGCGGCGACGTGCTGTCGCTGCCGTACCTGAAAGGGTACTCCACGACGTCGCTCATAGAACGCATCGCGAAAGGCCAAGGTCCCGGGGGAGGCGGCGATGGCGACTGA
- the kdsB gene encoding 3-deoxy-manno-octulosonate cytidylyltransferase, which translates to MTVVGVIPARYASSRFPGKALADVAGKPMLQRVYERCARAACLERLYVATDDQRIFDAAKNFTDDVIMTAAEHPSGTDRVAEVAAQIAGDVYVNIQGDEPLIEAAAVDAVAAPFDDDESVQMATLARPFPPSAAAELSSANVCKVVVDRNGDALYFTRAMVPFRYRPQVNLPYLKHVGIYAYRREFLLRFTTLEPTPLEAAEGLEMLRALAHGFNVRVVVGDFTSRGVDTPQDLAAVVEYYLKDGE; encoded by the coding sequence TTGACGGTCGTGGGCGTTATCCCCGCGCGGTACGCCTCGAGCCGGTTTCCCGGCAAAGCGCTGGCGGACGTCGCCGGCAAGCCCATGCTCCAAAGGGTTTACGAGCGATGCGCCCGGGCCGCGTGCCTCGAGCGCCTCTACGTCGCGACCGACGACCAACGCATATTCGACGCCGCGAAGAATTTCACCGACGACGTAATTATGACCGCGGCCGAGCACCCCAGCGGCACCGACCGCGTCGCAGAAGTAGCGGCCCAGATCGCCGGCGACGTGTACGTCAACATCCAGGGGGACGAGCCGCTGATAGAGGCCGCGGCGGTCGACGCGGTGGCCGCGCCGTTCGACGACGACGAAAGCGTCCAGATGGCGACGCTCGCCCGGCCGTTTCCGCCCTCCGCGGCCGCGGAGCTCTCCTCGGCCAACGTCTGTAAAGTGGTGGTCGACAGGAACGGCGACGCCCTGTACTTCACCCGGGCCATGGTGCCGTTCCGGTACCGGCCGCAGGTAAACCTCCCCTACCTCAAGCACGTCGGCATCTACGCCTACCGCCGCGAATTCCTTTTGCGTTTTACGACGCTGGAGCCTACGCCGCTGGAGGCGGCCGAGGGGTTGGAGATGCTGCGGGCGCTGGCGCACGGCTTCAACGTCCGCGTCGTCGTAGGCGATTTCACGTCGCGGGGCGTAGACACGCCGCAGGACCTGGCGGCGGTGGTAGAATACTACCTGAAGGACGGCGAGTAG
- a CDS encoding LytR C-terminal domain-containing protein: MAEKRVSSGRLVRVERRRRGRKWRVVLGVVAALAVVAIIIVAFRYKSRRQKPEEPPLPPTAETAAVPATAATAEVPTPATGRVSALVVNGTSVPQRFGNALAALEDFNVECGNAVRFEQSRPKIAYPGESSVYFRDGFEDWAEEMAAALAADIPRERVDFTIICGQDISQLILEALAKNVPAPEDTNVEVLNGCGIEGAAAKMRERLEANGYTVVAMGNAATFDYKKTVIETGEGGRDAALRAAALFGLGDDRLEPSSYDVKIIIGDDYTVATEAP, from the coding sequence ATGGCGGAAAAACGCGTTTCATCGGGAAGGCTGGTCAGGGTCGAACGACGGCGGCGGGGCCGCAAGTGGCGGGTCGTACTCGGCGTCGTGGCCGCGTTGGCCGTCGTCGCGATTATAATCGTAGCCTTCCGTTATAAATCCAGGCGGCAAAAACCGGAGGAGCCGCCGCTGCCGCCGACCGCGGAAACGGCCGCGGTCCCGGCCACGGCCGCCACGGCCGAAGTCCCGACGCCCGCGACGGGACGAGTCTCGGCGCTGGTCGTAAACGGCACGAGCGTCCCGCAGCGCTTCGGGAACGCCCTCGCGGCACTGGAGGACTTCAACGTCGAGTGCGGAAACGCCGTGCGTTTCGAACAAAGTCGGCCCAAAATAGCGTACCCCGGCGAGTCGTCGGTGTACTTCCGCGACGGTTTCGAGGATTGGGCCGAGGAAATGGCCGCGGCTCTGGCCGCCGATATCCCGCGGGAACGCGTGGACTTCACTATTATTTGCGGCCAGGATATTTCGCAACTTATCCTCGAGGCTTTGGCCAAGAACGTTCCCGCGCCCGAGGATACCAACGTCGAGGTCCTGAACGGGTGCGGCATCGAAGGCGCGGCGGCCAAGATGAGAGAACGGCTGGAGGCCAACGGCTACACCGTCGTCGCGATGGGCAACGCCGCCACTTTCGATTATAAAAAGACCGTCATAGAAACGGGGGAAGGAGGGCGCGACGCGGCGTTGCGCGCGGCGGCCCTCTTCGGCCTCGGCGACGACCGGCTCGAGCCCTCCTCCTACGACGTTAAAATCATCATCGGCGACGACTACACGGTGGCGACGGAGGCGCCCTAA
- a CDS encoding nucleoside-diphosphate sugar epimerase/dehydratase translates to MDSTFPTRIKKVIICGAGEAGEMIAREIAKHPRLGLKAVAFLDDDRSKTGREVAGVPVVGVTAEVANAAERYGVDEVLIAMPSAGGAAVRRIAERCMAAAITYRILPGIFEIIHGDARLSQLRDVEVEDLLKRDPIDLELEPIRESVTGKKILVTGAGGSIGSELCRQLTSFEPALLVLLGHGENSIFNVALELEQKFATANAVPVVGDVRDREHMKAIFERYRPDIIYHAAAHKHITLMERNIEEAVKNNVTGTHVVAEEALRAGAGRFVLISTDKAVNPVSAMGAAKMVAELVVQCIRDRGPTEFVTVRFGNVLGSRGSVITLFKRQIAQGGPVTVTHRDMTRYFMTVYEAVELLIQASAIGQNGEIMILDMGKPVRIVDLAYDLIRLSGYVPEKDISLEFIGIKPGERLSEELFASYEDLKETPIEEIMVAIPPPIKAKADEVAPKIRQLEEAAAAMDHALTVKLLSELVPSYNPDTVPTTELG, encoded by the coding sequence ATGGATTCCACTTTCCCGACCAGAATTAAAAAAGTTATCATATGCGGCGCCGGCGAGGCGGGCGAAATGATCGCCCGGGAGATAGCCAAGCATCCTCGGCTGGGCTTGAAAGCGGTCGCCTTCCTGGACGACGACCGGAGCAAGACCGGCCGGGAGGTCGCCGGCGTACCGGTGGTAGGCGTAACCGCCGAAGTGGCCAACGCGGCCGAGCGGTACGGCGTCGACGAGGTCCTGATCGCGATGCCGTCGGCGGGCGGCGCCGCCGTGCGCCGGATCGCGGAACGGTGTATGGCGGCGGCCATCACGTACCGCATCCTACCCGGCATCTTCGAGATCATCCACGGCGACGCGCGCCTGAGCCAGCTCCGCGACGTCGAAGTCGAAGACCTGCTCAAACGCGACCCCATCGACCTCGAGTTGGAGCCGATAAGGGAGAGCGTAACCGGCAAGAAAATCCTCGTAACCGGCGCCGGCGGGTCCATCGGTTCGGAGCTGTGCCGCCAGCTCACGTCGTTCGAGCCGGCGCTCCTCGTCCTGCTGGGCCACGGCGAAAACAGCATCTTCAACGTCGCGCTCGAGCTGGAGCAGAAGTTCGCGACCGCGAACGCCGTTCCGGTAGTGGGCGACGTCCGCGACCGGGAGCATATGAAGGCGATATTCGAGCGCTACCGGCCCGACATCATATACCACGCCGCGGCCCACAAGCACATCACGCTGATGGAACGGAACATCGAGGAAGCGGTCAAGAACAACGTTACCGGCACCCACGTCGTCGCGGAGGAGGCGTTGCGGGCCGGCGCCGGCCGCTTCGTCCTGATATCCACCGACAAAGCGGTGAACCCGGTGAGCGCCATGGGGGCCGCGAAGATGGTCGCCGAGCTGGTGGTGCAGTGCATACGCGACCGGGGCCCCACCGAGTTCGTTACGGTCCGCTTCGGCAACGTCCTCGGTTCGCGGGGCAGCGTCATTACGCTCTTTAAAAGGCAGATCGCCCAGGGCGGCCCGGTGACCGTAACCCACCGCGATATGACGCGCTACTTCATGACGGTGTACGAGGCCGTAGAGCTCCTCATCCAGGCGTCGGCCATAGGCCAGAACGGCGAGATAATGATCCTCGATATGGGTAAGCCGGTGCGCATCGTCGACCTGGCGTACGACCTCATCCGCCTTTCGGGATACGTTCCCGAGAAAGACATATCGCTCGAGTTTATCGGAATAAAACCGGGCGAGCGGCTGAGCGAGGAGCTCTTCGCCTCGTACGAGGACCTGAAGGAAACCCCCATCGAAGAAATTATGGTGGCTATCCCGCCGCCCATCAAGGCCAAGGCCGACGAAGTGGCGCCCAAAATCCGCCAACTGGAAGAAGCCGCGGCGGCGATGGACCACGCGCTGACCGTCAAGCTTCTGAGCGAGCTCGTCCCCTCCTATAACCCCGATACCGTGCCGACCACCGAACTCGGTTAG
- a CDS encoding M28 family peptidase yields the protein MKFIALLILTYAACAGAVLPGELLVSSPNLVEPSGEAGIWYLAETPAGYFYLADRRALPRLAPYRIWDDDPETSTYYLAYEYSPGEAARADAFGDVAPLGDDAYLLATTRGREADLSSAGLRLELMRLAPTTRTSARDAGEEPPPAYYGGVDAALKTITREEVKDYLLTLQDFKTRFSYAEGYAEAAAWAYDFFDELGYETSYDDFFGVSFDAVSTPTDGRKAWVTTDGGTIYHTKNRGTTWKKQDAPAKGFLWSVQFLNENVGYTVGAGGTCLKTANGGATWTAQRVPFDGYLFGVSFVDAQNGWVGAEGGRIFKTSNGGASWTGQTTPTTERLYDISMADAAHGWACGRGGVILRTEDGRTWTRQSSNTTDRLYGVYAVSADEAWCCGWSKLLLHTTDGGENWTRVNLTEPTWAYFYDVRFGDARHGYVVGLDGAFLYTDDGGATWKYKKVDEESFQGCDFTAGAFGLLAGSAALYRTADGGGTFDSLVESFDDKWLNVVAEKKGKVKPDEIVILCGHMDSTSEVPLENAPGADDNASGTAATLAGARALADLEFERTLRFIVWAGEEQGLLGSAYYARNAAENNEKIVGVVNLDMVAYDEEAGRRDDTSNVANDASKWLAEYLIDVGGIYGVGHTFDLLVEPRAGGSDHASFWNAGYDAIFLIEGTKGPGGIQDNPYYHSTRDTVDKLSMKFQVDCSRAAAGTVAHLAHLYGAAAVPEPAPPAGGPEAFTVYPNPFKAGSGVDHIRFAGLDGRCTIEVYDLAGRRVFSYYHTARTTHYDWLVVSSDGEAVASGVYFYRVTGDDMDEAGKLAVVR from the coding sequence ATGAAGTTTATCGCGCTTTTGATATTGACGTACGCCGCCTGCGCCGGGGCGGTCCTTCCGGGCGAGTTGTTGGTCAGCAGTCCCAACCTCGTCGAGCCCTCCGGCGAGGCGGGTATTTGGTATTTGGCGGAGACGCCGGCGGGGTACTTCTACCTGGCGGACCGCCGGGCGCTGCCGCGGCTGGCGCCTTACCGCATCTGGGATGACGACCCCGAGACGTCGACGTATTATCTGGCGTACGAATACTCCCCGGGCGAGGCGGCCCGGGCGGACGCTTTCGGCGACGTGGCCCCCCTCGGCGACGACGCGTACCTTTTGGCGACGACGCGCGGTCGCGAGGCGGATTTGAGTTCGGCCGGCTTGCGGCTCGAGCTTATGCGGTTGGCGCCGACGACGCGGACGTCGGCCCGGGACGCCGGCGAGGAGCCGCCTCCCGCGTACTACGGCGGCGTCGACGCCGCGCTCAAAACGATTACCCGCGAGGAAGTCAAAGACTACCTCCTGACGCTCCAGGATTTCAAAACCCGGTTCTCGTACGCGGAGGGGTACGCCGAGGCCGCGGCCTGGGCGTACGACTTCTTCGACGAGCTGGGGTACGAGACGTCGTACGACGACTTCTTCGGCGTCTCGTTCGACGCCGTCTCGACGCCGACCGACGGCCGCAAGGCCTGGGTCACTACCGACGGCGGCACTATTTACCACACAAAAAACCGCGGCACCACCTGGAAGAAGCAGGACGCTCCCGCCAAGGGGTTCCTGTGGAGCGTCCAGTTCCTAAACGAGAACGTCGGCTACACGGTGGGAGCCGGCGGGACGTGTCTTAAGACCGCGAACGGCGGCGCGACGTGGACCGCGCAGCGCGTGCCTTTCGACGGTTATCTCTTCGGCGTGAGCTTCGTCGACGCGCAAAACGGTTGGGTCGGCGCGGAAGGCGGCCGGATATTTAAGACGTCGAACGGCGGCGCGTCGTGGACCGGGCAGACGACGCCCACGACCGAACGGCTGTACGACATATCCATGGCCGACGCGGCGCACGGTTGGGCGTGCGGCCGGGGGGGCGTCATACTCCGCACCGAAGACGGCCGGACGTGGACGAGACAGAGCAGCAACACCACCGACCGGCTTTACGGCGTCTACGCCGTGAGCGCCGACGAGGCGTGGTGCTGCGGTTGGTCGAAGTTGCTGCTCCACACCACCGACGGCGGCGAGAACTGGACTCGGGTGAACTTGACGGAACCGACCTGGGCCTACTTCTACGACGTTCGCTTCGGCGACGCCCGGCACGGTTACGTCGTCGGGTTGGACGGCGCGTTCCTGTACACCGACGACGGCGGCGCCACCTGGAAATATAAAAAGGTCGACGAGGAAAGCTTCCAGGGTTGCGATTTCACGGCCGGCGCTTTCGGCCTGCTCGCCGGCTCCGCGGCGCTGTACCGGACCGCCGACGGCGGCGGAACCTTCGACTCGTTGGTGGAGAGCTTCGACGACAAGTGGTTAAACGTCGTCGCCGAGAAGAAGGGTAAGGTCAAACCCGACGAAATCGTTATTCTGTGCGGCCACATGGATTCCACGTCCGAAGTGCCGCTGGAGAACGCGCCCGGCGCCGACGACAACGCCTCCGGGACCGCGGCCACGCTGGCCGGGGCGCGCGCCCTGGCCGACCTGGAATTCGAGCGGACGCTCCGCTTCATCGTGTGGGCCGGCGAGGAACAGGGCCTTCTGGGGAGCGCGTATTACGCCCGGAACGCGGCCGAAAATAACGAGAAGATCGTGGGCGTCGTCAACCTCGACATGGTGGCGTATGACGAGGAGGCCGGCCGGCGCGACGATACCTCCAACGTCGCCAACGACGCGTCGAAGTGGCTGGCCGAATATCTTATCGACGTCGGCGGCATATACGGGGTCGGCCACACCTTCGACTTGTTGGTCGAACCGCGCGCCGGCGGCTCGGACCACGCTTCCTTCTGGAACGCCGGGTACGACGCCATCTTCCTCATCGAGGGGACGAAGGGGCCCGGCGGCATACAGGATAACCCCTACTACCATAGTACGCGGGATACCGTCGACAAGCTGAGCATGAAGTTCCAGGTCGACTGCTCCCGCGCCGCCGCCGGTACGGTCGCGCACCTCGCGCACTTGTACGGCGCGGCGGCCGTACCCGAGCCCGCGCCTCCCGCCGGGGGGCCGGAGGCGTTCACGGTCTATCCCAACCCCTTCAAAGCCGGCTCGGGCGTGGACCACATCCGCTTCGCCGGCCTGGACGGCCGCTGCACCATAGAGGTATACGACCTGGCGGGCCGCCGCGTCTTCTCTTATTACCATACCGCGAGAACGACGCATTACGATTGGCTCGTGGTCTCGAGCGACGGCGAGGCCGTGGCCTCCGGCGTCTACTTCTACCGCGTAACGGGCGACGATATGGACGAGGCCGGCAAGCTGGCCGTCGTCCGCTAA